TGGACTTCCAGTGGAATGACCTCTTCTGGGCAGTGCACCCGGGCAGCCGTGGGATCTTGGACCAACTTGACAAGACACTCCAGTTGGAGCCCACGAAGCTAGCGGCGAGCAGAACTGTCGTACAGAAGTTTGGGAACATGTTTAGCGCCACCGTGATCTTCGTGCTTGATGAGCTACGGCGtcgaatggaggaggaaggagagcaAGCTGAGTGGGGGGCCATGGTGGGATTTGGACCAGGCTTCACTATCGAGACCATGGTGCTCCATGCAACTGGCGCTCTCAAGAAAAATTAGCGCTTCGTCGTTAAGCTATGTACGCAGCAGCGGAGAATAAGATTAAAGTCAATGTGCCCAACTATTTTAATTGTTCTCATACAAAAGTTATTTTGATTGGATCTGTAACCTATTTGATTACCAAATCAAATACTCCAATAATGTACGATGTTATGGTTTGTGCTGATTTTGACAGCCATTAATGAATCTATATCGAAAGGCAGTCTAAAAGTATTGCTCACAAGATTTATTTCTCCACTGCACTATGCATGCTACTTCCTCCATCCGGGTTTGTGAAGTGGGCACAGATTTTTGGTTTTTCAATTTGACTAGCAAAATGTGTGTACAACATCCGTTTAGTGTGTAGATACACTCATTTCTGCGATAattaattccggacggagggagtatattagaaGCATCGTTTGACGTTGAATCAAGTAATGATATATTTTGATATATAACACACATTTTGCTAGTCAAATAGGTGACGTAAATAACAGTAGCCACTTAGAAACCCAGATAGAGATAGTCGTATTTACCCACACGTTGATAAGTAAGAGAACTATATGCTCATGTGTTAAATCAGGTAAATGGAATCACAGTGTCTGAACCAAACTTTCACAATTTCACGTGGTAAGATACCCAAATAACAGAGTGGCAACACAAATTGTGGAACAATTCAGTCATGAAACTGTGAAAGTTCAGTTCAGACCATGTAATTCCATTTACCTGGTTTAACATATATAGTTTTCCGTGCGTTATCGAGTAGACGCTTACAATCCAGTTACCTAGTGTACAGCTGTTTACTGACATTATTCCACACACGCCACTGAAAAAACATGAACATGCTACTTTGATAAATAAATGATATCCTTTCCATCCATATCGTCGTTCTTGATTGCAGCCCAACCTGCAGTAGTGTACTAGTATTGACATTCCTAGGTCGGATGGTGGGTGCGTGGGTGGCCGGGAAGTCGCGGCCGTAGCGCGGGAAGTCGGCGTGCACCAGCGTGGGGAGCAGGTTGTTGTTGCCGGCGTCCAACACCGAGTCCCGAAAGATCATCACGCTGGGCACCGGCGCCTGCCCTGCGCACCCCTAGGAGAGCAGCAGTAGCGCCCACGCCGTGAGTCCGTGACAGCCACCAATGCAGCCATCTGGTGGTGCAGTCCTGTATGCGCTAGTTCGATCAGCACTGGTACGTGTGTGGTTTTGGAGGGAAACCATGCTCAGGGTAGATGTAGATCGACCGTGGTGTTCTGCTGCTTTCGGTTAACACGGTCGGTGATGTGGGTGTGAGTGTTAGTGTGGGTGAGGGTGGTTCTAAAGAGGTGGAGGGTGAGAGGGACGCGTACCGGTGTGGATCTGCGGTATTGAAGGGCGAGTTAGTGCTGCTTGGGAGGGTAGAAGGGGGTGGTGGGAATGGGGGAAAACATTCAGGCCTTGTTTGGCATAAAGGGTTTTCAAGCCCCAAAGGGGCTGGGGATTATTGGAGATTTGGTGAATCCCTCCCCTGCACGTGATTTCCCTTAAATCCCTCTAATACCCAAGCTCTTCTATCCCCAGCTCTCTTTCTCTAAAATTACTTGTTTGGTACACAGGGATTATCCTTGTCAAAAGATTTCAATCTTTTTAAGTAATGTCAATGATGGAATAAAAATCCAACTTTTGCCGCAAAGACAAGCTACTGCATAATATTCATGGATAGTTGTTTAGCACTTTAACGATAGTCATATGTGTCACTTTGATCAATAAATTACATCGAtcagtttcatcacaataatcctTTGCACCATACGACCATCGATTAGCTGTAGGGCAACATTTGCACCATCCGACCAAGCACAACATAGTTGCTCGTGGCATGAAAAAAAAAGGTGCACCATGCATGATTACACTTGACATGGATGTGGATCAATGGTGATCCTACTTATCAACCAGAAATGTTTTTTCTACAAATATCTTACATGCTTACAAATAGTGAAGCATTTCTACAAGCATCTGCGAGAAATGGTGATTCCACGTATATATCAAACAAGCATCAACTTTTTGTAGGGGTAAACAAGCATCAACTTTTTGTAGGGGTAAACAAGCATCAACTGGAAATGGTGATTTCACATACGTATCAAACTTAAAAAAAACAATCAGTTTTCGGTTTTTTTAGGGTTTCTGCAAGCATCTGAACTAGTAATTGCATGGTTACTTAAAGGAAGCCCACGTGCATGACTCATGAAGAGAGTTGACCATACTACTAATTGATCAACTTGTTGCCATCCACTCTAAAAGAGAGAGGTGGGAAAAAGCAAGTGTTTGTCTAGTGTAGAAAATAGCCACATGGCAAAGGGAAAGgagaacaaaagaaaaaacaaacaaaagaaaagtGTTTGGGGAGTGCAAAAAAAGGCATTCGGGTTGCCGAGCCCAAAAAAATAGAACACGCGGCAAAGAGTTGTTTTCCGAGTAGTTATCtaaagagaaaagtatgtttttggtccctcaaaTTTATAAGAAGTGTGCATCTGATCCCTTATCTTTGTCTGGTCCACATTTGGTCCCTCGTGTTTGAAAACCGGAGAAATCTGGTCCAGAACCAGAAATGAGAGGAAAACCCCTCATGTGTCACTGGTTTTCTCTCTctgtctcccccctctctctcacaccaGCAACATTTTCACAAGCACCTTGTGTGTGCGTTCCCTGCACATCAATGGAGATGTTGCTGAGCTCGAGGCCGACCACCACGAGCTTCTGGTAGCTGCATGCTGGCCACTGCTATCATGCCCGCGTCGCGGGCTGCTCTGTTAGCCACCACAGGTGCTGCTCTAGGCCGTCGCGTACCTCCACGCTGCTAGTTGTGTACACAGGCCGACCCCAATCATGTTGGCCCGCACGCCCCTGCCATGTCATAGATCCACGTGCACCACCGCGAACTACATAAGCTCACCACCGGACACGCCCAAGACATGGCGTCGACGCCGGAGCTTGAGCTGCCAGTCTGCCACACAGCATAGACAAGAGCATGTCGACGAGGCCACGCAGTCCATCCCTGTCGACGAGAGACGCGAGGCACCGCTCCCGGAGATGCCTTCTAGCACCACAGGGCCAATATCTGGCGCATCCATCACCGGCACAATGAAGACGGCGAGAAGGCATTGGCCGAACAGAGGGACGCGACGATTAGCTCACTGTCTCGCTTGCCCCACCACTGTGTCCCCGAGCTGGTGCAGCACGGCGAACACCCTTGGTGTAACCCTCCTCCCTCCATGTTGAGGGGACAACACGACTCCCCACGGCGAGGTGACGCCATCCGGCATGGAAGCCCTGGATGCCTTCCAACCGGAGGCGCGGAGGCAGGCGCACTGGACCAAAGCGACAGCAACGCGTGGTGCCCTCCCCTGCAACAGCCATCAGCCCGGCTCATGCCCGACGTGTGGAGGAGCGGCGTCCTCGGCGCAGCCGCCTGCCGTGCAGCGCGAGCGTGACAAGGCCAGCTGCAGACCTGCAGTGGCGTTGTTGCTCATCTGCAATGGCCATTGGTCTGTAGGGCGAATACACAAAAGCTGCTTGATAAAATGTCGCTGCTGTTTCAGAGAAGGCGAGAGAAAACCAGTGACACGTCAGCGGTTTTCCCCTTATTTCTGGTTTTGGACGAAATGTCTCTGGTTTTGAAATATGAGGGACTAAATGTCGACCAGAAAAAGACAAGGTGTTAAATGTATACTTCTTGTAAACTTGAGGGACGAAAAACATACTTTTTTCTTTTCTAAAcaatcttatatttgtttacatagGTAATACTCAACAAAGGTGATATTTGCCTAGTAACCGTTCAACTGCACTCAACAAACAACATGACTCTGGCCAATGTTCCAGATTCCTGTAGTGAAGCAAGGAAGATCATTCTTGGATATGCCGTATAATGCTATTCGGATGTGCGCTTTATTAACCTTATTACATGGAGCATGATTATAGCTACTTGTAGTAATTTTTATTTTGGTCACCACCAGTTGCGCGCAGCACCATCGTCTCGGCAGTGAAACCCGGACCAAATCCCACCATCACCCCCCACCCATGCGCCCCCACTGCTTCCTTCTCCATTAGCCGCCGTTGCTCGTGCAGCACGAATATCACCGTCGCTCCCAGCATGTTCCCGTGCTCTCTCATAACGGTTCGGCTCGCGGCGAGCTTCTTGGGCTCCAGCTGGAGAGCTGCGTCGATGTGGTCCAAAACAGCACGGCTACCGGGATGCACTACCCAGAAGAGGTCATTCCATTTGACGCGGATACCAAGTGGCTCCAACACATCCAGCAAACACTGTTCGATGTTGTCCCCCGTCACGCGTGGCAGCTCGGTAGAAACATTGCCGCAAATGCCGCTGTTCCCGAGCCGCATGTTGAGCAAGTGCTCGCTCTCCGGTATCACGGCCTGCGACACAGACACCATCTCAAACAGCGGGTGCTCGACTGGGCGCACGGGGTCGGCGCCGACGATGACGGCCCCTGCGCCATCGCTGAACAGCCCCTGGCTGATGAGGGTGTCGAAGcagtcctctttgtcggggccacGGAAGGAGGTAACGGTGAGCTCGACGCAGGCGACCAGAACGCGCGCGCCGCGGTTGTTCTCCGCCAGGTCCTTGGCTAGGCGCAAGGCTGCGCAGCCGCCGGAGCAGCCGTTAAGGTGGAGCATGGTACGGCAGACGCTGGGGCGCAGGCCGAGGAGTGAAGCCAAGCGGAAGTCGACGCTTGGGGCGTGGGCCGCTGAGTTTGTGCTGACGACGAGGTGGGTGATATCCGTGGCCGGACGACCCCACTCGGCGATGGCCTTCACTGCCGCTGATGCCGCGAGCTcgggagcggcggtggcggcgatctCAAGCCGCGCATCAATGGATGGGGATGCGCGGTGGAGAAGTTCGGGGTGGACGTTGAGCAGTTCCTCGGTGTGGTAGAAGAACCGCTTTCCCATGCCTGTTATCTTACCTGATCAGGAAGGAAGCACAGTAAATTAGCCTAGTCAGAAATTCCGCATCAAGTCTTTGGATCGCACGTTTGCGTCCGTGCTTACACAGCTTTTTGAAGGTCTCTTTGAGGTCGGTGAGGTGCTCGCTCTTGGTGACACGGAAGTAGTAGTCGGGGTAGTCTTCTTGGGACACGCAGTACATCGGGTTTGCCGTGCCGATGGCGAGCACGACGGCGGGGCCTTCCGCACGCCGCTCCCGCCGGATCTCGTGGACAGTgcatgctctgcttgtcattgtCAGAGTTGAAGCTATTGCCTGGTCAATTGCAATGCGAGAGAACAAGAAAGGAGGCTCGACTTATATATATGTCAACTAGCACCGGGTACTGACTGTAATAACTTCTGACACAGCAATGTTGGATTGCATTAAAATGTTCGGTTCAGAGCGTGAACAACGCCACTACTCActtcgtctaggtgtgtaagtcatcttacgaaaaccaaataataccaaaacacttaggcgcggtgcattaacttctacctcgtttcttgtttcttgacatatcaaccaataagatatgtggggtgtgcatgattttaatgatttgagactaccaaatacgacatgcagtggttagttcattgcatgcaatgctattaattagcaaataaacattaagttctctcgtttttccctcctccttggtcacggtgcacaacctagaATGATTTACTCACCTAGGCGGAGGGAGTACCCAAAAAAAATGTCGTTTGCCGAATGTCAAGTGTCTAGGATAAAACAGTCAGCAATGCATAGGATTAGCCGTATGGTTTTATAGGACACTCGTCAAACAATTTAAAAAGGCATATTTTTATTTGAACTTTTAAAAGCAAACTATTAAAATTTGAGTTTATTTCACTAGTATCAACccagaaaatatttgaattttcaatTTTCAGTTTATTTTTCTGACCTTTAACCATTGTACATGCGATCGGAAGTACCAAAGATTTAGTGCTGATCTTTTTATGTGTTCCGCTCGGTTCACTACTGGTTGGACACGAACGAAACCATAGCCGCCTCGGTCTCTGTCCTCGTCCCTCGTTCTCCCTCTCTGCCACCCGAGGATATGGTGCTGCCAATGATATTTCTCTCATAGAGCAGGGTGGCGGTCTTGGATGGTACAACTCATGCGGGACAATAAGGTTACGAAAGGGGCAGCCCTCACGTGAATCGGATCAAGTGGTGGCGGCACTCCTCACCGACGTAGGTTGGGAAGCCGCTGTTGCCGAAGGTAGTTTGTGGGCCGACGATTACGTTTATAGAACACTCGTCAAACAATTTAAAAAGTAATAAATACATATgttcatttgaatttttaaaatcaAACTTTTGAATTTTGAGTTTATTTTTCTGACCAacaatcactagcatcgcacataatttcaaaaaaaaagtttcaaCCAGGTGGTTGAACAAATAGGTGCAGAGGTTAAGGCTTTCTAAGTACTTCAGAGGCTTCTACGCAAccaccatcaaaaacaaatggaacctctttttgtaaaagattagtaagaggcctagaaattttagaaagtCTTTAATGAACATTCTATAGAAACCAGCgtgactaaggaaacttcttataccttatatttctttaggacatggcattttctcaattgcatcaaccttagctttatcaacttcaatacctctttcagaagttTTATACCAAAGACAATATTttcatttaccataaagtggcacttctcccaattcaagacaagattaatgTCTTCACATCTTTACAAAACTCGATTAAGGttgcttacactagtagaaaaatggccatttgtcccggttcttaagggccttttgtcccggttgttgaaccgggactaaagtgtcgttactaatgccctgggcctttagtcccggttcttacatgaaccgggacagatgagcctccacgtggcctgtgcggtgagcccaggcaggaggccctttggtcccggttggtggcacaaatcgggaccaataggcatccatgcgtcagcagctggcaggagctgaggtttttgttttgttttttttgaaatggggtggttttggggttttgggggttaatttaggtgtttcatatattatgttatctagctaattaatagagagaagtgtcctctcttatctccgtgcttggtcgacgtacGATAAGTATTATATATATGTATAGGGAggactcgacatgctagctagtaagcaaatgaaggaaacagaagatcgtcatgaacatatgcatacagagagaagtgagattgaccacctctccttctccgagagattggtcgaacaacaagttctcgtatatctatccactactaggaaaagggctatagatggaatgaccactaatgacgcaccagacatgtggtgcgccattgctatatagcagtggcgcaccgtgtgctggtgcgccattagtgtgaaagacactaatggcgcaccagacacacggtgcgccattagtaacattttttttttccaaacatactaatggcgcaccagggcacagtgcgccattactagttctaactagtaatggcgcactagccacatagtgcgccactactatatttttttgttctttattttttttgcaaaactactaatggcgcaccaggaacagtgcgccattactagtttaaactagtaatggcgcacttttccacggtgcgccattagtgtatatttcatggacacttgatctcgatccccctccatctcgatcgctatcccaccttgccagatccggtccccctcgccgccgagcaccccccgcaccctctaccctgctccaccgccgccgagcacccctcgcaccctctcccccgcaccctccccggcccgctccaccgtcacaaatgaatgcaactaaaattgcaacaAAAAAACAAACTTGATTTaatttttcaaataacaaatttgatgatattttcaaataataaatttgatgatattttcaaataataaatttgatgatatttttaaaaaaattattactgtttttataaaaaatattactgttatgatttaaacaagtttgaacatatttaaacacaaataaatatcaaacagcattttaaatgcataaaaacaaaaattggggagcctgggaatcaaacccaagacctcctagtgtgtgtgctgcgtgctgaccagtcgggctagtgggcgtgttctgatggagatagggttaggtggaatataacctgaccaatcgggctagtaatttctaatggcgcactagggtgaggtgcgccattgctatcgtcgtacttatggcgcacttggggaggtgcgccattagatagacatcccgcactccacctattcccctcgcactgtggcctccctccctccctcgccagatcccccactcgaccccaaccgtccgccgccgccccctccgtccgccgcgcctgcacgccatCGGCGACGCCGCCGCCTGCACGCCatcggcgacgccgccgccgctgtggtcttgcgctgcctcgacgccgccgccccgacccccgcgggactccacccccgccgccccgcgcccccgaacgggatcggccgagcgcgcgccgcccgctcctctcctctcctcctccctccgacgagcgagggcctcctccggcccctgcagcagccggcgagcgcggccccgacgcgcccatcccgcctgcccctgccgtcctccgccaccggcccctgctctccttcgaccgcggcgagcgaggacccggacgagctcggaccccgaccgcgaccccttcgccgaccccgaccccgacccctccggcgaccaggtacctctcctccttcctccttcctccctctctccaccactccccattccctccctccctcccctcgaccgtggcaGTGTAGGTCATCTGACCGTTGGCAATTTGTTCCATGTATAACCATTGATTATGCCTTTGAGGCAGTTAGTTAACCTCTCACCTATGTTCATGCAGGGATATTATTCTTGGAAAAGCCACTGTTGGTGACGGAATAGATATGCCTTTCATGTTTCTTGGTAACCTCTCACCTATTGATTATGCCTTTCATGTTTGCAGAACCTATATTTTTGTGCCAACAATCAGTTTACTCCCTCATGCCAACAACCACTCATTtttcagttaactccttacagttcagatcatattttgattgtcaacaatagtggacttttaaggcttttttagaggcaatactagtggatattaggcctttttacaggcaataatagtggaattttaggcttttttttggaggagtgtgtttcatgctggcctatagtgatgaattagtcagaattgtgtatgattgtgcctaaagtagataatcTAAATATACAGACAAAATAATTAGGGGAGCATGTGTGAATCTAAAGTATATTGTCAACTTCCAACATTTGCTCTGTTGTCCATGTGGTTGAAGCAATGAAGTTGAGTGTGTCATTCTTGCTATGGTCATGTAAGAGAAATGCTCTGCCTTGCTAATTTTACCATGAGATTTGGGGTAATCAGCTAGTTCTGGTCAAAGCAAGTGGTTTTCCTGAGCTATGCCTTGGTTAGAAAATGATGCATGATGGTTTGTTCAGAAGAGGAATAATCCCAGGATAGCACCTATCATGGGGTCAAACCTGGGACCCCTATTGTAATTTGATTTTGATTATTAATTTTTCTGTGAGCAGATGAATTACAGTGTTTGTGTTGTAATGAAACTTGAGCTGAAATAGAACTTGACAGCTTGTACAGTGAATATATGCAGTGAACAGAAATTGACAGGTTTTCTTGACTGAATTCAGTCCTGTGCAGTGAATATATGCAGTCAATATACAGTCATTGTAATTTTTGGGAGTAATTTTTGGTGTCAAATCACTCAAGCAGTAACTGAATTTTCAAACTGAACTTGACACAATACTATTCAGTTAATTTTCTTGGACAGTAGTATGTATGCTCATCACTTTATGTATGGTGTTATACCCTGTTATCTCTGTTCAGTTGACTAATGAAGCACTAGGCTCATCCATGGTACAAGTTCACCTGTGAACACTTGAAATTACTAGCAAAAAATGCCCGTGGGTTGCAACAGGAGAATAATAATAATATCACTATATTAGAGTTAGTTTTATTCATGAGGCAGtactttattttaatatttgaaagggCCTCTCACAAGACATGTATTGTCAAGCACATCGATGAACTAATCTTTTTATTTATTATAATCTTACAACCAAACATAAGCAGGATAGTGTTGGGTTCAATTTTCACTGGTATTTATGTTGGGGCATCAATGCATTGTCAAGCACATTGAAGGAACAATCTTTTTTGTGCAGTACAATATCCCAACTAAACTACAATCTCCAGTGTGCTTTTTTCTTttccaaaggaaaagaaaatgtggtgtataacaaatgtattatttggtgaaaattgagatatcatattagtcattgacaaattggctttgaacaaataatcttaaatccatgcatacctacacaattcatctatttgcaatgtgatgttgtaagggtactaattggtctcttctgctgcttatcagagatggggggaagcagccaccgccgctctgcctcaccggagtacgagttggatgctatcgagttcttcagtgtcatacttgggacttcagtatcagccacgaggcaggtatataaaacgagagatctccccttcacccatctcattatgataactctgttgtttgctacatcactccttgtcccaaattgcagaggctgcctgacacttttatgaacatgctgggtgaagatccgccagataatgtgaagctccgacaggccggcagcggggttcgcaggctgtgggacgtggagttggtgatcgagcagggccacatgtacctgtgccgtggctgggagaagttctacagtgcctacgacctgcggaccgggtactttcttctcttcaggtacgacgatgacgccacaatgctcatcgtgaaggttttcaacacgactatgtttcgcatgcgctacgctgacgacgaagatgccagtgcgttctgcctcttcttattcctctacatttggctttgtctcacatcgattgttaacgatcattgttgcatttggacaggcaatgggagcagcagcagcgacactggctacagccaaagcagcagcgattatggctgtagcaaaagcaacaacgattctggctttagcgaaagtagcaaagacagcaagaaggatgatccggactggagtgggggagaagaggagcagagtggggatgaggagctgcaggatgacgatgggcatcaggctgaagatgacctagcgctggtggtggctgaccaagggcaagagatggtggtggctgaccatgggcaagagatggtggtggctgaccatgggcaagagatggtggtggctgaggatgacctagcgatggtcgtgcccgtcctgcctgaaggtggcctcgcgatggtggtggtgcctgacaatgaccacacaccggtggtggcgcccgcgatcccacagctgggcgacatgaccacgccaattgtggtagaggactacatcccacagctgcctccaccgcctcgccgctcttggcgcatcaggctgaggaaggagaaggagaagaacaatgagaactgaactatgtcaggtatgtcagatctccaaaatgatatatatatatatatatacttagttacctatgttatctctaatatgcttagtttcctataggttagctccaaaatcacttatgttagcacaaaatgatcaagtttacataataagcttatagtcttcttcttattcttcttcttttccaaaatgacatatgttagcttcattttacctaacttggctctaatatgctaacttagagcttatatgcttagtttcctataggttagctccaaaattacttatgttagcacaaaatgatcaagtttacataataagcttatagtcttcttcttattcttcttactcttcttcttttccaaaatgacataggttagcttcattttacctaagttaaggctctaatatgctaacttagagagcttatatgcttagtttcctataggttagctccaaaattacttatgttagcacaaaatgatcaagtttacataataagcttatagtcttcttcttattcttcttcttttccaaaatgacatatgttag
This region of Triticum aestivum cultivar Chinese Spring chromosome 2D, IWGSC CS RefSeq v2.1, whole genome shotgun sequence genomic DNA includes:
- the LOC123048188 gene encoding bisdemethoxycurcumin synthase yields the protein MTSRACTVHEIRRERRAEGPAVVLAIGTANPMYCVSQEDYPDYYFRVTKSEHLTDLKETFKKLCKITGMGKRFFYHTEELLNVHPELLHRASPSIDARLEIAATAAPELAASAAVKAIAEWGRPATDITHLVVSTNSAAHAPSVDFRLASLLGLRPSVCRTMLHLNGCSGGCAALRLAKDLAENNRGARVLVACVELTVTSFRGPDKEDCFDTLISQGLFSDGAGAVIVGADPVRPVEHPLFEMVSVSQAVIPESEHLLNMRLGNSGICGNVSTELPRVTGDNIEQCLLDVLEPLGIRVKWNDLFWVVHPGSRAVLDHIDAALQLEPKKLAASRTVMREHGNMLGATVIFVLHEQRRLMEKEAVGAHGWGVMVGFGPGFTAETMVLRATGGDQNKNYYK